From the Halorhabdus utahensis DSM 12940 genome, one window contains:
- a CDS encoding PAS domain-containing protein, whose amino-acid sequence MTEQSLADSHVGIVPGAVDYLSTYRSVCTRVTAGVSTLDPSDVAELEATATPPAYVVVEAGEHAITAVEAAAAADPVRGVMYVGDRPEKVAQAMLSGADVFLHTEDMGHFEDRLESLHIGATVPVASSAGGIGAQVSVEDRAYDTLMNEFDDLIYIFDRHARFVRVNQAKADLHDLEPADLVGASEFDTFLPETAMELYRDNMAVIEGHRGIERKPEWIENAAAEKIHVTASKHRVTDPSGRVIGLVGISRNITDLTRQRMLVKNVREAIEHLYGIYDHNFRNRTQIQIAVASQMEGGFDAEASGRESLVELSSLLGMEVQPGEEPPSDVDDEVQTDAAAVREALASLADTWADMKRSFTEARQTEAEMVDGLKQLVGEFSELFAVVKTGGDVSDIDIRTLAEQRTDCTVSGDSIELRTDHVRTALLIEELGAELGPGTSMAFESTGRGFRLRVPGELSIPNLTGRYSDQELLDGSKHLLKVRLVLEALGWDIETTHEDGETILTFDVTAWKRQAGAYS is encoded by the coding sequence GTGACCGAGCAATCACTCGCGGATTCGCACGTCGGTATCGTTCCGGGAGCAGTCGACTATCTCTCGACGTACCGATCAGTCTGTACGCGAGTGACGGCCGGCGTGTCGACGCTGGACCCGAGTGACGTGGCCGAGCTCGAAGCCACGGCCACCCCGCCGGCGTACGTCGTCGTCGAAGCCGGCGAGCACGCGATCACGGCCGTTGAGGCGGCAGCCGCAGCCGACCCAGTGCGTGGGGTCATGTACGTCGGCGATCGTCCCGAGAAGGTCGCGCAAGCGATGCTATCCGGCGCGGACGTGTTCTTACACACCGAGGACATGGGTCACTTCGAGGACCGCCTGGAGAGTCTCCACATCGGGGCGACTGTCCCGGTCGCATCCAGTGCCGGCGGCATCGGGGCTCAGGTCTCTGTCGAGGACCGCGCCTACGACACGCTGATGAACGAGTTCGACGATCTGATTTATATCTTCGATCGCCACGCCCGGTTCGTCCGCGTCAACCAGGCCAAGGCCGACCTGCACGATCTCGAACCGGCCGACCTGGTCGGGGCCAGCGAGTTCGACACGTTCCTCCCGGAGACGGCGATGGAGCTCTATCGCGACAACATGGCGGTGATCGAAGGTCATCGGGGGATCGAGCGCAAGCCGGAGTGGATCGAGAACGCGGCGGCCGAGAAGATCCACGTCACGGCAAGCAAACACCGCGTGACGGATCCCAGCGGGCGGGTGATCGGCCTGGTCGGCATCTCGCGGAACATTACGGATCTAACTCGCCAGCGGATGCTCGTCAAGAACGTGCGCGAGGCCATCGAGCACCTCTATGGAATTTACGACCACAACTTCCGAAACCGGACGCAGATCCAGATCGCTGTCGCCTCACAGATGGAAGGCGGGTTCGACGCCGAAGCGTCAGGCCGGGAGTCCCTCGTGGAACTGTCCTCGTTGCTCGGCATGGAGGTTCAGCCCGGCGAAGAACCACCAAGCGACGTCGACGACGAGGTTCAGACCGATGCCGCGGCGGTCCGGGAGGCACTGGCTTCGCTGGCCGACACCTGGGCGGACATGAAACGATCGTTCACCGAGGCGCGTCAGACGGAGGCAGAGATGGTCGACGGGCTCAAACAGCTCGTCGGGGAGTTCAGCGAGCTGTTCGCCGTCGTGAAGACTGGCGGGGACGTCAGCGACATCGACATTCGGACGCTGGCCGAGCAGCGGACAGACTGTACCGTCAGCGGGGACTCGATCGAGCTCCGGACCGATCACGTGCGCACAGCGCTACTAATCGAAGAGCTCGGCGCCGAACTCGGCCCCGGGACGTCCATGGCTTTCGAGTCTACCGGGCGCGGCTTTCGCCTCCGGGTCCCCGGGGAACTGTCGATCCCGAACCTGACCGGCCGGTACAGCGATCAGGAGCTACTCGACGGCTCGAAACACCTCTTGAAGGTCCGACTCGTGCTGGAAGCACTGGGATGGGATATCGAAACCACCCACGAAGACGGGGAGACGATACTCACGTTCGACGTGACGGCCTGGAAACGCCAGGCAGGAGCTTACAGCTGA
- a CDS encoding UDP-N-acetyl glucosamine 2-epimerase: MPGDLTIYDDRLARQMDAGEFVLAVVTATKPDFYKQAPVVTAARDAGVPTFVLHTGQHYDDVLGHGLAEYGIEDRVAVDLSIRGSLSEKTAQVHRRIDELTDHLAEKWPDTTVLPIVHGDTHAAGIVPQAWLFATNQAVAHNEAGLRGMSPDFEAYDDPAAFVERQWNGEWSINRAEPFPEQYDTFVGSAGSIYQFAPVELNREHLQNEGYPAEVDGQERIPVVGNSVVDAIEMKRDADLEESIFDIYPVLEERDDWIRVDIHRRANLLPDRFSAIVEGVIGLVEAGYNVNFLELTATEQALKEYGYREKLLELDENRENFLFTGLWKKHAHVYEFLTSGQCFAEFTDSGSMQEELNYIDEAICLTARFNTDRPETVFDAGTNLLVPPIDGEFVTDMIEYVAETDAVREEIQTGPNLYGGDVGESIVEFLQEKRAESTFDWAHDRVGFSTSEQDFEYL; this comes from the coding sequence ATGCCCGGCGACCTGACGATCTACGACGACCGCCTCGCCCGCCAGATGGACGCGGGGGAGTTCGTCCTCGCAGTCGTGACGGCGACCAAGCCCGACTTCTACAAACAGGCCCCCGTCGTGACGGCTGCCCGCGACGCCGGCGTCCCCACGTTCGTCCTCCACACCGGCCAGCACTACGACGACGTCCTCGGCCACGGCCTCGCCGAGTACGGCATCGAGGATCGTGTCGCGGTCGACCTTTCGATCCGTGGCAGTCTCTCAGAGAAGACCGCCCAGGTCCACCGCCGGATCGACGAACTGACCGACCACCTCGCCGAAAAGTGGCCGGATACGACGGTCCTGCCGATCGTCCACGGTGACACCCACGCCGCCGGCATCGTCCCGCAGGCGTGGCTGTTCGCCACCAACCAGGCCGTCGCCCACAACGAGGCCGGCCTGCGCGGCATGTCACCCGATTTCGAGGCCTACGACGACCCCGCTGCGTTCGTCGAGCGCCAGTGGAACGGCGAGTGGTCGATCAACCGCGCCGAACCCTTCCCCGAGCAGTACGACACCTTCGTCGGCTCGGCGGGCTCGATCTACCAGTTCGCCCCCGTCGAACTCAATCGCGAGCACCTCCAAAACGAAGGATATCCCGCCGAAGTCGACGGACAGGAGCGCATTCCCGTCGTCGGCAACAGCGTCGTCGACGCCATCGAGATGAAGCGCGATGCCGATCTCGAAGAGAGCATCTTCGACATCTACCCCGTCCTGGAGGAGCGCGACGACTGGATCCGGGTGGACATCCACCGGCGTGCGAACCTCCTGCCCGACCGCTTCAGCGCGATCGTCGAAGGAGTCATCGGCCTCGTCGAGGCCGGGTACAACGTCAACTTCCTGGAGTTGACTGCCACCGAGCAGGCCCTCAAGGAATACGGCTACCGCGAGAAACTGCTCGAACTCGACGAGAACCGGGAGAACTTCCTCTTTACCGGCCTCTGGAAGAAACACGCCCACGTCTACGAATTCCTCACTTCCGGGCAGTGTTTCGCGGAGTTCACCGACTCGGGGAGCATGCAGGAGGAGCTCAACTACATCGACGAGGCGATCTGCCTGACAGCGCGGTTCAACACCGACCGTCCGGAGACGGTCTTCGACGCGGGGACGAACCTCCTGGTGCCGCCGATCGACGGCGAGTTCGTCACCGACATGATCGAGTACGTCGCTGAAACCGACGCCGTCCGCGAGGAGATCCAGACCGGGCCGAACCTCTACGGCGGGGACGTCGGCGAGTCGATCGTGGAGTTCCTCCAGGAAAAGCGAGCCGAGTCGACGTTCGACTGGGCGCACGACCGCGTGGGCTTCTCGACGAGCGAGCAGGACTTCGAGTATCTCTGA
- the pyrE gene encoding orotate phosphoribosyltransferase has protein sequence MTELLIDALREAEAVRYGEFELSHGGTSDYYVDKYIFETDPTCLRLIAEAFSERLDGTTLAGVALGAVPLVAVTSAETDTPYVIVRKQQKAYGTGNLIEGELDEGEEVVVLEDIATTGQSAIDAVEALREAGAVVNRVLVVVDRQEGAREHLAEHDIELESLVTAEELLAADRD, from the coding sequence ATGACTGAGCTACTCATCGATGCGCTACGCGAGGCCGAGGCCGTCCGCTACGGGGAGTTCGAACTCTCACACGGTGGCACCAGCGACTATTACGTCGACAAGTACATCTTCGAGACCGATCCAACCTGTCTCCGGTTGATCGCCGAGGCGTTTAGCGAGCGACTCGACGGGACGACACTCGCCGGCGTCGCGCTGGGCGCGGTCCCGCTGGTCGCCGTCACCAGCGCCGAGACCGACACGCCGTACGTGATCGTCCGCAAGCAACAGAAGGCGTACGGCACGGGCAACCTGATCGAGGGCGAACTCGACGAGGGCGAGGAGGTCGTCGTCTTAGAGGACATCGCGACGACCGGTCAGAGCGCGATCGACGCTGTCGAGGCGCTCCGGGAGGCTGGCGCAGTTGTCAACCGCGTCCTGGTGGTTGTCGATCGTCAGGAGGGCGCTCGTGAACATCTGGCCGAACACGACATCGAACTCGAATCGCTGGTGACCGCCGAGGAACTGCTCGCCGCCGACCGCGACTGA
- a CDS encoding PH domain-containing protein: MRQRHEWFGPDALATLYRLYLVGTLVVTMGIPIVVTALVEDVPWYVPVGLGAVTLVGLAFFWWWTGAYARSVEFRLTDDEIESRGGVWWHKQSTVPYSRITNAETKQGPIARRFGVGTVAIQTAGQGAQSTAELTIQGVADYRDLREQVLESVRTESGEREGESDSTPAQAGDEATLDALLEEVRSIRTHLE; the protein is encoded by the coding sequence ATGCGACAGCGACACGAGTGGTTCGGCCCCGACGCGCTGGCCACGCTGTATCGGCTGTATCTCGTTGGAACGCTGGTGGTGACGATGGGCATTCCGATCGTCGTGACTGCTCTCGTCGAGGACGTCCCCTGGTACGTTCCTGTTGGATTGGGTGCCGTCACGCTCGTGGGCCTGGCATTCTTCTGGTGGTGGACAGGTGCATACGCTCGATCGGTCGAGTTCCGGCTGACCGACGATGAGATCGAGTCCCGTGGCGGGGTGTGGTGGCACAAACAGTCGACTGTGCCCTATTCGCGCATCACGAACGCCGAGACCAAACAGGGGCCGATTGCCCGCCGGTTTGGCGTCGGCACCGTCGCCATCCAGACCGCCGGCCAGGGCGCACAGAGTACCGCCGAGTTGACGATACAGGGCGTCGCCGACTACAGGGACCTTCGCGAGCAGGTTCTCGAATCCGTCCGCACGGAGTCTGGTGAGCGCGAGGGGGAGAGCGATTCGACTCCCGCCCAGGCCGGCGATGAAGCCACTCTGGATGCGCTCCTCGAAGAGGTCCGATCCATTCGCACGCATCTCGAGTGA
- a CDS encoding NCS2 family permease codes for MAVTDTLADYFEFEEHGTNLRTEIIAGITTFLAMSYIIVVNPAVLSGAISAGENTFQMLAVVTIIASVAAMLVMAFYANLPFGLAPGMGLNAFFVVVVTQLEIPWETALAAVFIEGVLFIGLTAVGAREYVIKLFPEPIKLAIGAGIGLFLALLGLEQMRVITQTETINPLIGTDPIAILAVAGIIVTFALWARDIQGSIVLGILSTSVAAYVVSALGVMPAGNGGEDVLLVETATLAPGLDNIAFDFAAFDISPLAFAFVDGLQNVEGLAFALVIFTFFFVDFFDTAGTLTGLGHAADLTDESGNLPEMNKPLMADAVGTTVGGILGTSTVTTYIESSTGIGEGGRTGMTALVVAGLFLITLPVVPLLDVIPSFAPYIALVVVAVMMLQNITDINWGDTVHAVPAGLTIIIMPLTQSIAYGIAAGLLTYPIVAFAADRREEIHPAHWVMALVCIGYFAVRFRVLV; via the coding sequence ATGGCGGTAACAGACACACTTGCCGATTACTTCGAGTTCGAGGAGCACGGTACCAACCTCCGGACGGAGATCATCGCGGGGATCACGACGTTTCTGGCGATGTCGTATATCATCGTCGTGAATCCTGCAGTACTCTCAGGAGCAATCAGCGCAGGGGAGAACACGTTCCAGATGCTCGCCGTGGTGACGATCATCGCGTCCGTCGCGGCCATGCTCGTCATGGCCTTTTACGCCAATTTACCGTTCGGCCTGGCGCCGGGAATGGGCTTGAACGCGTTTTTCGTGGTGGTCGTCACACAACTGGAAATCCCCTGGGAGACGGCACTAGCTGCTGTCTTTATTGAAGGGGTCCTGTTCATTGGGCTGACGGCAGTCGGGGCTCGAGAGTATGTTATCAAACTGTTTCCGGAGCCGATCAAACTCGCCATCGGGGCGGGTATCGGGTTGTTTCTTGCACTGCTGGGGCTCGAACAGATGCGGGTCATCACCCAGACGGAGACGATCAATCCGCTGATCGGCACTGATCCGATCGCTATCCTCGCCGTCGCCGGCATCATTGTCACTTTCGCGCTGTGGGCCCGCGATATCCAGGGATCGATCGTTCTTGGGATTCTGTCCACCAGCGTCGCGGCATACGTCGTCTCTGCGCTTGGCGTCATGCCGGCAGGCAACGGCGGTGAGGACGTCCTCCTCGTTGAAACGGCGACGCTTGCGCCGGGTCTCGACAACATTGCCTTTGACTTCGCGGCCTTCGATATCTCACCGCTCGCCTTCGCGTTCGTCGACGGGCTACAGAACGTTGAGGGGCTGGCGTTTGCACTCGTGATATTCACGTTCTTCTTCGTTGACTTTTTCGACACCGCCGGGACACTGACTGGTCTCGGCCATGCTGCCGACTTGACTGACGAGTCGGGGAACCTCCCCGAGATGAACAAACCGCTGATGGCCGACGCCGTCGGGACAACGGTCGGCGGCATATTGGGTACCTCCACCGTTACGACCTACATCGAATCCTCGACCGGGATCGGCGAGGGGGGTCGAACGGGTATGACGGCATTGGTGGTTGCCGGGCTGTTCCTCATTACGCTGCCGGTCGTGCCGCTGCTCGATGTGATCCCGTCGTTCGCACCGTACATCGCGCTGGTCGTCGTCGCGGTGATGATGCTCCAGAACATCACGGATATCAACTGGGGCGACACGGTCCACGCCGTCCCTGCCGGCCTGACTATCATCATCATGCCGCTGACCCAGAGCATCGCCTACGGTATCGCTGCCGGGCTTCTCACGTACCCGATCGTCGCCTTCGCTGCTGATCGACGTGAAGAGATCCATCCCGCTCACTGGGTCATGGCACTGGTCTGTATCGGGTACTTCGCCGTTCGCTTCCGCGTCCTCGTCTGA
- a CDS encoding A24 family peptidase, with amino-acid sequence MNATLPDLLRLLVVPVFGWVAWRDVRTRRVPNRTWLPLLVLGVVLLVWDGWLVWTDGLVVDPRVFTPTPALFVFQVAFSLGLLVPLAYAFWWMGGFGGADAKALIVLAILFPTYPTYLVADMALPAIRQPVGVFALTILSNAVLVGLAYPLALAVRNAFGGHIGKAMVIGRPIAAEDAVEEYGRLLETPDGFTRRGLDLDALRMYLTWRGRSLSELRADPDTYRDPASLPDEPHSPGDGSIPPDGEGPLFPDGEEMIQSEGEGTAHQTDDESTPRSDGGEYEDPWGAEAFFADIEHSAYGTTPAELREGLEVLADSDTVWITPGIPFLVPMFGGLVVSLVAGDMLLWVLEALGIGALG; translated from the coding sequence GTGAACGCGACGCTTCCTGACCTCCTTCGGCTGCTGGTCGTCCCCGTTTTCGGGTGGGTAGCCTGGCGTGACGTGCGGACGCGGCGCGTCCCGAACCGCACCTGGCTCCCGCTGTTGGTCCTTGGCGTCGTGTTGCTCGTCTGGGACGGGTGGCTGGTCTGGACTGACGGACTCGTGGTTGATCCTCGCGTATTTACGCCGACCCCAGCCCTCTTCGTCTTTCAGGTCGCATTCAGCCTCGGGTTGCTCGTCCCGCTCGCGTACGCGTTCTGGTGGATGGGTGGCTTCGGTGGGGCCGACGCGAAGGCGCTGATCGTCCTCGCGATCCTCTTTCCGACCTACCCGACGTATCTCGTTGCGGACATGGCGCTGCCGGCGATTCGCCAGCCTGTCGGTGTGTTCGCGCTGACGATCCTCTCGAACGCCGTTCTGGTCGGACTGGCGTATCCCCTTGCGCTTGCCGTCCGGAACGCCTTCGGTGGCCACATCGGGAAAGCAATGGTCATCGGCCGGCCGATCGCCGCCGAGGACGCCGTCGAAGAGTACGGCCGACTGCTGGAGACGCCGGATGGGTTCACCCGGCGTGGCCTCGATCTTGACGCGCTCCGGATGTATCTCACCTGGCGCGGACGCTCGCTGTCCGAACTTCGTGCCGATCCCGACACCTACCGTGATCCGGCATCGCTCCCCGACGAACCGCATTCCCCTGGCGATGGGTCGATTCCACCGGACGGCGAGGGACCGCTCTTCCCGGATGGCGAGGAGATGATTCAATCGGAAGGCGAGGGGACAGCCCACCAAACCGACGACGAGTCGACACCGCGATCCGACGGCGGGGAGTACGAGGACCCGTGGGGAGCCGAGGCGTTCTTCGCGGACATCGAGCACTCCGCGTACGGCACGACGCCGGCGGAGTTGCGCGAGGGGCTGGAGGTGCTCGCCGACAGCGACACCGTCTGGATCACGCCAGGGATTCCGTTCCTGGTGCCGATGTTCGGCGGGCTTGTAGTGAGTCTGGTCGCCGGCGACATGCTGCTCTGGGTGCTCGAAGCGCTCGGGATCGGAGCGCTTGGGTGA
- a CDS encoding phosphoribosyltransferase family protein — translation MKRVEKTTLQLRAVSVLRRLKTDRTYDELAAETGFSASDLNRYVNGHVLPGVERAREIVEDLGHETLAAEIESRIERDEEGYVDNTGVVFDQSLLDLVGSVAAETFGFERPDAVLTAATDGITIAGAMARHFDVPVVYAKKSRETGVSEFVETRQRLTPGIEITYSLPASALDAGDDVLLVDDFVRSGNTQQLLADLADSAGAMVSGVFTVIAIGETGLDAVRDAVDAPVAAFTTLPEATAPKTYARS, via the coding sequence ATGAAACGTGTCGAGAAGACCACCCTCCAGTTGCGGGCCGTTTCCGTCCTCCGGCGACTCAAGACGGATCGAACCTACGACGAACTCGCCGCCGAGACCGGGTTCTCGGCGAGTGACCTCAATCGGTACGTCAACGGCCACGTCCTGCCGGGCGTCGAGCGCGCCCGGGAGATCGTCGAGGATCTCGGGCACGAAACGCTCGCCGCCGAGATCGAATCGCGGATCGAGCGCGACGAGGAGGGGTACGTCGACAATACGGGCGTCGTCTTCGATCAGTCGTTGCTCGACCTCGTTGGCAGTGTCGCTGCCGAGACGTTCGGGTTCGAGCGACCTGACGCCGTCCTCACGGCCGCGACCGACGGGATCACGATCGCGGGGGCGATGGCGCGACACTTCGACGTCCCGGTCGTCTACGCGAAGAAGTCCCGCGAGACCGGCGTCTCCGAGTTCGTCGAGACGCGCCAGCGACTCACCCCCGGGATCGAGATCACCTACTCGCTGCCCGCGAGTGCGCTCGACGCTGGCGACGACGTGTTGCTCGTCGACGACTTCGTTCGGTCGGGCAACACCCAGCAACTCCTCGCCGACCTTGCGGATTCCGCCGGAGCGATGGTCTCGGGCGTCTTCACCGTGATCGCCATCGGCGAGACGGGACTCGACGCCGTCCGCGACGCCGTCGACGCACCCGTCGCCGCGTTCACGACGCTGCCCGAAGCGACCGCACCCAAGACATATGCACGTTCTTGA
- a CDS encoding DUF7118 family protein, translating into MSTQSTEPDENGPSVEALVTALQRAATAHEQARKRVEEAGAARLDRLREHYEEMSALLDRYEERATSDGETDVDMEAFIEFQEEIARFVETLPEDIDHREAFETVDETMHQKWLKSSDFETARQALEPVGELVERVEERERTLERYREARHDVAVRERELADRVDELADLVALGDADLDAPVEKLREPIEAYNQAIAESFDRRKHEDSARELLAFAETTAAYPLVEYRPPPEDLVAYVRDSEAGAEPIPTLLEYADYSVSKLEHYVPDARRLKRNVATHQTYLRRLDSGPLEISWPPPAAETLRWRCRELIAVVGRIAPEDVVAKLRAVRELPSRTDYERLRESVRAREQLTDEERDRLESGAVEAELAATREGREKLVAALEEHPER; encoded by the coding sequence ATGAGCACGCAATCGACTGAACCGGATGAGAACGGGCCGTCCGTCGAGGCGCTGGTGACGGCGCTTCAGCGGGCGGCGACGGCACACGAACAGGCCCGCAAGCGCGTCGAGGAAGCGGGGGCGGCCCGACTCGACCGACTCCGGGAGCACTACGAGGAGATGAGTGCCCTCCTGGATCGCTACGAGGAACGGGCAACCAGCGACGGCGAGACGGACGTCGACATGGAGGCGTTCATCGAGTTTCAGGAGGAGATCGCCAGATTCGTCGAGACGCTTCCGGAGGATATCGATCACCGCGAGGCCTTCGAGACGGTCGACGAGACGATGCACCAGAAGTGGCTCAAGAGTTCGGACTTCGAGACGGCCCGGCAGGCACTCGAACCCGTCGGCGAGCTCGTCGAGCGCGTCGAGGAGCGCGAGCGGACGCTCGAACGGTACCGCGAGGCCCGCCACGACGTGGCGGTTCGCGAACGCGAACTGGCGGACCGCGTCGACGAACTCGCGGACCTGGTCGCACTCGGCGACGCCGATCTCGACGCGCCCGTCGAGAAGTTGCGCGAGCCGATCGAGGCGTACAATCAGGCCATCGCCGAGTCGTTCGACCGCCGCAAACACGAGGATTCGGCTCGGGAGCTGCTGGCGTTCGCCGAGACGACGGCGGCCTATCCGCTGGTCGAATATCGGCCGCCGCCCGAGGATCTGGTGGCGTACGTGCGAGACAGCGAGGCCGGGGCGGAGCCGATCCCGACGCTGCTCGAATACGCCGATTACTCCGTCTCGAAACTCGAACACTACGTCCCGGACGCGAGGCGACTCAAGCGCAACGTCGCGACCCACCAGACGTATCTCCGACGGCTCGATTCCGGCCCGCTCGAGATCTCCTGGCCGCCGCCCGCCGCCGAAACGCTTCGGTGGCGGTGTCGGGAGCTGATCGCCGTCGTGGGTCGGATCGCCCCGGAGGATGTCGTGGCCAAACTTCGGGCGGTCCGGGAACTGCCGTCGAGGACCGACTACGAGCGCCTGCGAGAGAGTGTCAGGGCCCGCGAGCAACTCACCGATGAGGAGCGCGACCGTCTCGAAAGCGGCGCGGTCGAGGCCGAACTGGCGGCCACACGGGAGGGACGCGAGAAGCTTGTGGCGGCTCTGGAGGAACATCCCGAGCGCTGA
- the hisH gene encoding imidazole glycerol phosphate synthase subunit HisH, with product MSERDRADVVVVDYGLGNLRSVTRGLERAGGRVEVTDDPGALDRADGIVLPGVGAFSEGMDNAGPFRDALLDAAEDGRPLLGICLGMQMLLTTSEEAEHAGEGDVEGLDLIPGTNLRFDGDRKVPHMGWNELAVERDHPLLAGVDGEYAYFVHSYYAEPDDTAATAASTEYGERFASVVANEAGNVMGTQFHPEKSGETGLRILENFVAYCADQ from the coding sequence ATGAGCGAGCGTGACCGTGCCGACGTCGTCGTCGTCGACTACGGACTGGGGAACCTTCGGAGTGTCACCCGCGGTCTCGAACGGGCGGGCGGACGAGTCGAGGTGACGGACGATCCGGGCGCGCTCGACCGCGCCGACGGGATCGTCCTTCCCGGCGTCGGCGCGTTCAGCGAGGGGATGGACAACGCCGGTCCGTTCCGGGACGCACTCCTCGATGCCGCCGAGGACGGCCGACCGCTACTGGGCATCTGTCTTGGAATGCAGATGCTACTCACGACCAGCGAGGAGGCCGAGCACGCCGGCGAGGGTGACGTCGAAGGGCTGGACCTCATCCCGGGGACGAACCTTCGGTTCGACGGCGACCGGAAGGTTCCCCACATGGGCTGGAACGAACTCGCCGTCGAGCGCGACCACCCCCTTCTTGCGGGTGTCGACGGCGAGTACGCTTACTTCGTCCACTCCTATTACGCCGAACCCGACGACACAGCCGCCACTGCGGCGTCGACCGAGTACGGCGAGCGCTTCGCGAGCGTCGTCGCCAACGAGGCCGGCAACGTCATGGGGACGCAGTTTCACCCCGAGAAATCCGGTGAGACGGGGCTCCGCATTCTCGAAAACTTTGTCGCGTACTGCGCCGATCAGTAG
- the fer gene encoding ferredoxin Fer yields MPTVEYLNYEALDDHGWDMDDDDLFEKAESSDLGENDYGAIDVAEGEYILEAAEAQGYDWPFSCRAGACANCAAIVKEGDIDMDMQQILSDEEVEDKGVRLTCVGTPTEDDVKIVYNAKHLDYLQNRVI; encoded by the coding sequence ATGCCCACTGTAGAATACCTCAACTACGAAGCGCTGGACGATCACGGCTGGGACATGGACGACGACGATCTCTTCGAGAAGGCCGAGTCCTCCGATCTCGGTGAGAACGACTACGGCGCGATCGACGTCGCCGAAGGCGAGTACATTCTGGAGGCGGCGGAGGCCCAGGGCTACGACTGGCCGTTCTCGTGTCGGGCCGGTGCCTGTGCCAACTGTGCCGCCATCGTCAAAGAGGGCGACATCGACATGGACATGCAGCAGATCCTCTCGGACGAGGAGGTCGAAGACAAGGGTGTTCGCCTGACCTGCGTCGGGACGCCCACCGAGGACGACGTCAAGATCGTCTACAACGCAAAGCACCTGGATTACCTCCAGAACCGCGTCATCTAA
- the hisI gene encoding phosphoribosyl-AMP cyclohydrolase, whose product MVASDAHDVPDVDLAFEDNEYLPAVAQDAESGDVLMLAYVTREALDRTRETGLAHYYSRSRDELWQKGETSGNVQHLKEIRVDCDGDALLYVIEQDGGACHTGFQSCFHRTIDGEVVGERVFDPDDVYE is encoded by the coding sequence ATGGTTGCGAGTGACGCCCACGATGTCCCCGACGTCGATCTCGCCTTCGAGGACAACGAGTATCTCCCGGCCGTCGCCCAGGACGCCGAGTCGGGCGACGTCCTCATGTTGGCATACGTCACACGGGAGGCACTCGACCGGACCCGCGAGACCGGCCTGGCCCATTACTACTCCCGGAGTCGCGACGAACTCTGGCAGAAGGGCGAAACGAGCGGCAACGTCCAGCATCTCAAGGAGATCCGGGTCGACTGTGACGGCGATGCACTGCTGTACGTGATCGAACAGGACGGCGGGGCCTGTCACACTGGCTTTCAGTCGTGTTTCCACCGGACGATCGACGGCGAGGTCGTCGGTGAACGGGTCTTCGATCCCGACGACGTCTACGAATGA
- a CDS encoding glutathione S-transferase N-terminal domain-containing protein has product MPNLELYELDGCPFCAKVTKKLDDLDLEYESHMVPSAKSARDEVEAVSGQRGVPVLVDNDNGVEGMPESDDIVDYLEETYGSGE; this is encoded by the coding sequence ATGCCGAACCTCGAACTCTACGAACTCGACGGCTGTCCGTTCTGTGCGAAAGTCACGAAGAAACTCGACGACCTCGACCTCGAATACGAGTCACACATGGTTCCCTCCGCAAAGAGCGCCCGCGACGAAGTCGAGGCAGTCAGCGGTCAGCGCGGTGTCCCCGTCCTGGTCGACAACGACAACGGGGTCGAAGGGATGCCCGAGAGCGACGACATCGTCGACTATCTTGAAGAAACGTACGGCAGCGGCGAATAA
- a CDS encoding Rid family detoxifying hydrolase produces the protein MKRTIETDAAPAAVGAYSQATATDELVFTAGQIPLTPDGDLLDDAAIDVQTQQALDNVAAVLDEAGASMDDVLKVTVYVEDIEDFEAMDAAYETFFDEEPPARSAVEVAALPKGVGVEIEAVATV, from the coding sequence ATGAAGCGCACCATCGAGACCGATGCGGCCCCCGCGGCAGTCGGGGCGTACAGTCAGGCGACCGCAACCGACGAGCTGGTGTTCACCGCCGGGCAGATCCCACTGACGCCTGACGGTGACCTCCTCGATGACGCTGCCATCGACGTCCAGACCCAGCAGGCGCTGGACAACGTCGCGGCAGTTCTCGACGAAGCGGGCGCGAGCATGGACGACGTCCTGAAGGTAACTGTCTACGTCGAGGACATCGAGGACTTCGAGGCGATGGATGCGGCCTACGAGACGTTCTTCGATGAGGAGCCACCGGCCCGGAGCGCCGTCGAAGTCGCCGCCTTGCCGAAGGGTGTCGGCGTCGAGATCGAAGCCGTCGCGACGGTCTGA